The Nycticebus coucang isolate mNycCou1 chromosome 8, mNycCou1.pri, whole genome shotgun sequence genome has a window encoding:
- the LOC128592544 gene encoding thymosin beta-4: MSDKPDMAEIEKFDKSKLKKTETQEKNPLPSKETIEQEKQAGES; this comes from the coding sequence ATGTCTGACAAACCCGATATGGCTGAGATCGAGAAATTCGATAAGTCGAAATTGAAGAAGACGGAAACGCAAGAGAAGAATCCACTGCCTTCCAAAGAAACGATCGAACAGGAGAAGCAAGCAGGCGAGTCGTAA